DNA from Polyangiaceae bacterium:
TGACGCTCCAGCGAGTACTGCCAGTCGAACACGGTGTCGATGGTGGAGCGAACGGACTGGGTTGCTCCCATGGTCGGAAGCGGGACGGGATTGCGCTGGGAGTAGTCCATGCGCGGAGCATAGCGCTCCTGCGGCGGCCCGGAGCGCATGACTGACGGCTGAGCCTCACTCCGCGCCGCCCAAGTCGGCGATCCGGCGGGAGTCGAAGCCTACTTCAGTCGCTTTCCGCGGGCGTCGTAGCGCAGCACGGTCCGTGACAGCCCTTCCAGCGTCGGCACGACGGTCTTCTCGTCACCAGACACCACGATGGCGAACTGCTTCGGATCGCAGTACTTCTTGCCGAGGCCGTTGGCACTCTGGGGAGTGACCTCGTCCACGCGCTTGGGATAGAGGCTGAGCCACTCCAAAGGTCGCTGGTACAGCGGCAACTCCGCAAGCTCCTGCGCCACCCGCGCGTTTGATTCGAAGCGCCCCGGGTAGCCCAGTAGCAGGCCACCGACTGCCTCGTCGCGTTCCTTCTGAGTGATGGGGCGAGTGCTGCACACGTCGTGCATTTCCTTGAGCACTTCGTCGATGCTGGCCCGGGTGGTCTCCGCTTTCACGCTGGCAGCGATGGCGAAGAAGCCCGTATGCGGGAAGCGGCTGAAAACGCTACGCGCGCCGTAGGTATAGCCCTTGTCCTCGCGCAGGTTCATGTTCACACGACTGGTGAATGCACCGCCAAAGGCACGATTGAAGATCAGGGCGGGGAAATACTCGTCCGAGTCCTCGCCGGTGGCGCGTGTGGCGAGCGCAATCGCGCTTTGCGTGGCACCTGGGTGGTGCACGAAGTGAATGGCGGCCTCCATCGAGCTTTCGCCCGGCGGCAGCTCCTTGGTCTTCGCCTCACCCTTCCAATCTCCAAAGTATTTCTCCAACGCCGCGCTGGCGCTGGGTTCGTCGATGCCGCCGACCACGACGAAGGCCGCGCCTTCCGGCTGGAACAACGCAGCGTATTGGGCTTTCACGTCGCCCAGAGCGAGCGCTTTGATCGTGTCATGCGTACCTTCGGGTAACGTGCTGGCATACCCATCGCCGAAGAGCGCGCGCCGCATCACGACGGCGCGGGTGTGGGCAGGCTCTGCTTCGTCCGTGAGTGCGTCAGCCAGGGCTTGGTCCTTGCGTCGTTGGAACTCCTTCGCGGACAAGCTGGGACGCCGAACGATGTCCGCCAACAGCGCAGCAGAGGGTTCGAAGTTCTCCGCCAACAGATCCATGTGCAACGCCACGTGATCGACGTCTGCGGTCCCGCCGTAGTCCGTGCCCAAACGCTGCAGTGCCTCACTGAGTTCGAGGGCGTTCTTGCCACCGGCTCCCTCGTCCAAGAGATCCGTGGTCAAGTAGGTCAGACCGGCCTTGCCTTTGGGGTCCGTCGCCGAGCCGCGAGGCAACACCAGCAGCAAGGTGACCAAGGGCGTGGAGCCCTGACGCAGGAAGTAGAGGGGAATTCCATTGGCCAAGGCGCGCTTTTGCGGCGTGGGCAGGACCCAGGCCGGCCGTGCGCTGGGCTCCGGCAGTTTGCTGCGATCGACGGCGCCCGCTCCGTCTGCTCCGACGTCGAGCAGGGGCGCGGGTGGCACGGGCGGAGGTTGCTCCGGCGGCAAAGCTCCCCCGCCGCACGCGGCGACCGCCAGGCTCAACGCGATCAGAGACCGTTTCACTGCGCACCTCCTGCCTTGGCACCGGGCA
Protein-coding regions in this window:
- a CDS encoding pitrilysin family protein, which translates into the protein MKRSLIALSLAVAACGGGALPPEQPPPVPPAPLLDVGADGAGAVDRSKLPEPSARPAWVLPTPQKRALANGIPLYFLRQGSTPLVTLLLVLPRGSATDPKGKAGLTYLTTDLLDEGAGGKNALELSEALQRLGTDYGGTADVDHVALHMDLLAENFEPSAALLADIVRRPSLSAKEFQRRKDQALADALTDEAEPAHTRAVVMRRALFGDGYASTLPEGTHDTIKALALGDVKAQYAALFQPEGAAFVVVGGIDEPSASAALEKYFGDWKGEAKTKELPPGESSMEAAIHFVHHPGATQSAIALATRATGEDSDEYFPALIFNRAFGGAFTSRVNMNLREDKGYTYGARSVFSRFPHTGFFAIAASVKAETTRASIDEVLKEMHDVCSTRPITQKERDEAVGGLLLGYPGRFESNARVAQELAELPLYQRPLEWLSLYPKRVDEVTPQSANGLGKKYCDPKQFAIVVSGDEKTVVPTLEGLSRTVLRYDARGKRLK